The genomic DNA GAGCGCAACCTGCGCCGGGCCGTGAACGTCTGCCGGGCGCACCCCAAGGTCGCCGTCCTCACCTCGCCGGGCGCGGGCCCCGCCGAACTCGCCCTGCTGCTGCGGGACGTCCACCGGACGTTCGTCATCTGCGAGGAACTGGGCGGGGCGCACGAGCGTGTGACGGTGCTCACGTCCGACAAGGTGGCCGAGCACGTGTGGCGCGACCCGAACGTGACGCTCGTCATCGGCGGCGGCATCGGGGCGGGCACCGGGCCGACGAGTGCGGGGGGCGCCGCCGCGCCCGGCGGCTGGCTCGCCGGCCACGACGCGGGCTACCCGCCCCCGGTGCGCGGCTGGAGCCTGGCACCCGCGGAGTACGGCGCCGCGCCCGACGAGGGCGAGGCGCCGCAACTGCGCGCGGTCCAACTCGCCCGGCTCGGGCCCCGGCAGGGCGACCTGGTGTGGGACATCGGCGCCGGCAGCGGCGCGGCCGCGGTCGAGGCCGCCCGCTTCGGCGCCGCGGTCATCGCCGTTGACCGCGACCCGGACGCCTGCGCCCGCGCGTCTGCCGCGGCCCGCCGCTTCGGGGTGCTGCTGCAGACCGTCCACGGCACTGCCCCCGGCGTGCTCAACGACCTGCCGGAGCCGGACGTCGTGCGGGTCGGGGGCGGCGGCGCGGCGGTCGTCGCGGAGTGCGCGGCCCGGCGGCCGGAGCGGATCGTCGCCCACGCCCGTACCCGGGACGGCGCGGAGGAGGTCGTGCGGGCCCTCGCGGACGCCGGTTACGCCGTGGAGTGCTCGCTGCTGCAATCGGTCGACCTGGACCCGCAGACCCCCGCGGACGCGGGTTCCGGCGCCGGGTGGCGGGAGCGGGAGCGCACGGTCGTGTTCCTGATCGCGGGCAGCCGCGCGGGCTGAGCCGCGGGTGCGCCACGGGGTGCGCGCGTGCGCGCGACGCGCTCCGGGCGCGCGGGAGGCGTGCGCCGGGTGCTCCCCGCGGTGCACCGGACGGCACCCGCGGGGCTCGACCCCAGCCGGACTCGCGTGCGGATTACGGGTAGGCTGGCCGACTGTTGTGCCGTGACCACGGGGGTACCTCCCACGCCCTCAGGGCGTAGGGGGAGTTCGGGCAGCGTGGCCGAATGCCGGTAATGTCCGGGGGTCTTGTCGCAGTTGTCGGGAACGTAAACCCCGCGGGTGGTCGTGCCGCCGGGCGGGGTGTGCTCGTTCTAGCTATGGGCGGCCGGTCTGTCCCGCGGGGGGCTGCTGCCGGACGGACGGTCGGAGAAGGAGCTGGAGCGATGGGCGAGGGGTACGGACGCATGACTGACACCGGCAAGCTCCCGGAGGGGCACCAGCCGGAGCCGGACGACGCCGCCGGAGGCCACCACCCCGCCCCCGCCGCGACCCCCGACACCGCCCCGGCGGCCGAGGGCGCGGCGGACGACGACGACTTCCTGTTCCTGCCCGGCGCGCAGGGCGCCTGGACGGACCCGGGGGTCCCGGCCCCCGCCGGCGCGCACAGCGCGCCCGCGGCGGGCGGCGCGGAGCCGGCCACGGGCGCGCAGCGGCGCCCGCTGCACATGGGCCCGCCGGTGCCGGAGCCGGCCGGGGGAGTGGTGCGCTCGCTCGCGGACCGCGGTCCGGCGAGCGGTTCGGTGGACACCCGGGAGGCGGTCGCCGCCGCGGACGCGGCGAACGCGACGGGTAACGCGGCCGGTACGGGCGCCGGTTCGCCGGCGCAGGGCACGGGCGGGACGCCGCAGCCGGCCGCGGCCGCGGCGGCGGACCCCGTGCAGGCCGAACAGGCGAACGGGACCGAACAGGCCGAACAGAACACTGCGGCGGAACCGGGCATCGCCGCGGGCGCCGAGCCGGGTGCGCCCGCCGGACCGGCAGCGGCCCAGGGTGCCGTGGCGGACCAGGGTGCTCCGGCACCGGGTGGCACGGGCCAGGAGACAACGGCCGTTGGGCAGCATTCCGTAGACCAGGCTGCCGGGCAGGGCGGGAGCGCGCCGGACGGGCTCGCCCCCGACCGGGCCGCGGCCGCACCGGGGCAGTCGGTGCCGACCGCGGCGGGTTCCGTACCGCCGCAGGTGGCGGGGGCGGGCGGGCAGGCGCCGCAGCCTCCGGTACGTACGCCGGGGCCGCCGACGGTCGGCCCGGAGTACCTGGACGTCACCCGGGTCGGCGCAACTCACCTGCCGGGCCCGCAGCTCGGCGAGATCCCGCCCGCACCGGCGGGCTGGACGACGGTGTCGCAGGCGAACGGCGAGACGCTCGCCCAGGCCCAGCCCCGGGAGGTCGGCGGCGAAGTCCCGGCCCTCGGCGCGGAGTCAGCCCCCGCGCCCGACGGTGCTACGGCGGCCGCTCCGTCCGGCGCGACGCCCGCGCAGAACGCGCCGGCCGCGAACGGTGAACCGGCCGCGGCGGCGCAGACCGCGGGCGGGGCGCCCGCACCGGCCCCGGTGGACGCGGCGCAGGCCGCCGTCCGCAGGGCGGCGGCCTCCGCGGGCGCGTCGCTCGGCCGCGGCATCTCCGCCAACGGCGCTGCCGCGAACGGCCCCGACGGTGCCACCGGGGCGCAGCCCGCGGACGC from Streptomyces sp. CMB-StM0423 includes the following:
- the cbiE gene encoding precorrin-6y C5,15-methyltransferase (decarboxylating) subunit CbiE — translated: MADRVTVIGWDGSPLTEAALGALGAASLVAGAAHHLALPEVPPGAERIRLGSVGLAARRIARHRGTAVVIADGDPGFFGVVRTLRAPEHGLEVEVLPAVSSVAAAFARAGMPWDDARVVVAHERNLRRAVNVCRAHPKVAVLTSPGAGPAELALLLRDVHRTFVICEELGGAHERVTVLTSDKVAEHVWRDPNVTLVIGGGIGAGTGPTSAGGAAAPGGWLAGHDAGYPPPVRGWSLAPAEYGAAPDEGEAPQLRAVQLARLGPRQGDLVWDIGAGSGAAAVEAARFGAAVIAVDRDPDACARASAAARRFGVLLQTVHGTAPGVLNDLPEPDVVRVGGGGAAVVAECAARRPERIVAHARTRDGAEEVVRALADAGYAVECSLLQSVDLDPQTPADAGSGAGWRERERTVVFLIAGSRAG